The segment ATGTACAAATACTTATGCAATCACTTACATTTTTTAATCACTGGAATACACCTAAGGCAATTGATGTAAATGATCAAATATTATTAAAAAGTACAGTACTTCAGACATTAACACTTTAGTTACAATAAATCCACATGAACATATTAAAACACTAAGATTTCCATGTCTTTGTGTACTCAGAAGACAGGTGAAGTGATCTGCAAAAAATATTTCTAGTTAAATCATCACTTCTGAAATACAAGACTTTTCCAATACAACCAGAAGAGGGTTCCATGCAGTGACAAGTAGCATCATGATTGTCAGAACAGGTTTGAAGTAAACTACAAGTGTTTATTGAGTAACGGTGGAATGGTCTGTCACTAAAAGATTAAGAGCCATTAAGAACAGTAAACTACAGCTGCACCCCAATGAACAATGTGGAGTCTCTCAAAAcattaaaaataacaaaaaaacacaGATCGTATAAATAACAAATACAACTATAAAATCTAAAAGAAAGGGATATCCTGTGTTTGCCAAAACTGTCAAGGAATGTGAATTGAGAGTCCATTTGGTGGGGATAAGTGTCTGTACTGCTAGATCCAGCACCCAGGGAGTAGTTTCATTTGTCCAGCAGAGCAGCTCTCTCGCCGTGCTGCGATTCCAACTCTAGAGGGGCATTATTGCGGTATATCAAGAACTGTATGGAGATCTGATGCTGCGAGTCAAGGGAATTCAAGAAGTTTATGAAATTAAATACAAATTATATTCTTAAAAAGGCACTGGAAAGGAAATGCATCCCAGACTACAGGCTTAGATATAGGATAATGTACAGGTAAATACTTACAGCATACCAGTCACAAACCAACCTGAACCAATTGCCTTTAGATAAGTTCATTACGGTCATTGTAATACAAGGACCGAGCCAAAAGCACAAGCTAAGTGTTAAGTCAAAGCAGACTAAAAGTTACAAGTACACATGTGATTGAAGAGACCAGAGGCCCAGCAGGCATTGTAATGAGAAGGATACCAGCAGGTCTAGAGAGAGGGTGCCCATGCTGCCGACGAGCCAGGGCAGGTGGTGGATGATGTAGCTTCCCTCTCCCTGGCCCTGCTCAGGGTTCTTCAGTAGCACACTCAGGCCGTACATGGTGTTACCCAGGATGACCAGGGCAAACAGAAAGTAGGACACACCCTCCGTCGACTTTCTTGTATActacagagagatagaaagaaaataTCCATGCAGGACTTTCAGGTAGGAAGCCTACCCAGTACTCATTCACTCAACAACCCTTCCCAAACTATCCTTCTTCCGACTCACATTAATGTGCATCTGTGGAAGTCTGGAGCAGAGGTAGAGCACTGAGGATATGGAGCCAATGATATACCCAATGATCTCCTTGGTGCTGAAAGCCtggacacacaaaaaaaaaagtttgcaTGTCACGCATAACATTTAGCCAGGGGCCAGTGTCATATCAACACAAATTACATTAGCATCCACTGATTGCTTAAAGACCACTTTTCACCTTAATACCGTCCACAGTGGTTGACAGCAAGGCCCGCCCTTTAAACCCAGAGAGGACCACATCCTGTTGGGACGCAGGTAAGGCCACGAGGCCGGCAGAGAAGCCCAAGACATAGACCACACCCACCACATTTAAGACCAACCTGCCTGGGTTGAGAAAAAAAGGGGCTTAGTCTTAATTTTTGGAAGACGCTGCCTCAGCAAACTCCTGCAACAATGAGTCACTGCGTCATCAGCTGCCACAAAAATaaggaaacaaaaacagaatgttGTGGTGTTGCATGGTATTGCTGACATCAGTATTGGGTCTTTTTTTACATTGGACAATGAGTGGAAAAAAATGCAACACTAATGTAGAAAAATGTGGATCTGTTAAGTGTACTAAAAAAAAAGCAAAGTTGGGGACTTTTACCATCACAAGGTCTAGTATCGAGCAGTGTTTCTCAACACCAGCCTAATCCTAGGGAGCCTCTATGTAGATGAGAACAGTCCAATCTGAAGCTATTCCCATGCTAAAATACACACCTGTTAGGTTCACTGAACCGTTAAATAACTAAGCCTATATTCAATTTAAACAACCTTGCAATGTTTTTTGGCATAATGAGACATTTTTACAAAGGTGTCTTGGAAAGAACATTTGTTGATTCGGCAGAACATGGACAAGCCATACCctgtcatttgtgtgtgtgttaaactgcagtgtttcccaactccagtcctcaagtacccccaacagtacaccttTGTTGTAGCCcaggacaagcacacctgattccacttgtcaactaatcatcaagtcctcaatgagttgaatcaggtgagttTGTCCGGGGCTACAACAATATGTACTGTTTGTAGAGTACTCAAGGACTGGATTTTGGAAagacttatacacacacaaaggCCCCTCAATTAATAGTCAATGGGTGGAATGTACAATGACCAGTGGCCTTGATTTAGTACTGACAAATGTCACAGCAGATAATTTGACAAATACAAACTCACTGTTATTCATCCTGTTCTTAGCCACATAGTAAAAGTACATTCCCAGCATCAATAAGTCAGCCAGGACATAATACACTGCTGTGTACGTCTGtatgagagaagggggagagagagacatgtcagTGGGGTGGACAAGGGGAATACTTATATGCCGAACATTAAAACGTCATTATCTTTACATCAGTATCTTGATGAGCTGACAATTTCAGTTTATCCTTATTCTCATTTTTAGACTGACACCAAAACAGTTAATTTTTAAACCATTTCAGCAATATTGACTGACCCAGACAGCCATCACTTACCTGTAGCGGCAGTTGGTCAGCTAAGAATGAGCCTACAAGATTGCAGGAGTcaccccccagccacagcagCAGAAACCAAATGGACAAGGCACTGTCCATATTCCCACTCTTACAAGAGTTGTAGTACTGCCTGCATTCATGAACATAACAATAGGAAACATAACAGTGCTGTCCTTAAGTCAGAAATGGGCTGAAATAATGTAAACCCAATCCAGACTTACGGCAGAGAAGAGACCATGAAGCACATTATTGACAGCAGACCCAGGATTACACTGGCCATGTCCCTGGCGTCCTGGGCACATTCCCGCAGCCCTTCCCAAACCCATATTGACCCATTTGGGCACACAGCGCTGAAGTTTCCATCAGTATTCCATCCAATGGACACCAGCGTGAGGACACCATCAGCCGACCCCAAATTCAGACTCATTCTATGCACAGAGGAAAGGGTTAAACGCACAAGTTAGACAAAATAGCTAAATAAGCAATAAATTAAAAGGTAGGTATGTGCTTATTATTTCTGTAGGTAAAACTGGTTTATACCTCAGTCTCAAATGTTACTATCTGCTATGGAAATCAGAGTCGAGTGACCTCGGTTTGAACCAAGAATGGACTGACTGTTTCCAGCTGGGCAACAAAACAAGTTGCTAGTTTACGTTTCCTTGCTTGTTAGCCGGCTGCCTCCTCAAGGTTGTGGCTGATTCAAACGCCTAAAATAAGGTAACGCCGGTCGAACATTCAAAATACTGATCTTACCTGATTCTCGGACAGTTATTGTAGTGTGTCCAGGAATCAACATCTGTTTGCCGACTGGCTTGCAAAGATAAAGAAAACAGGCATAGATGTAAAAACAATTGTGTTCGGAGTGACCTAGCTAGTTATGATTGGAAGATGATCTCTTCAAAAGGCGGAGCTCGACGGCAGATTGAGGGAGTTCTATTAACCTGAGCCGCCGAGCACCGTGAACGAGCAAAAGCGGTCCGGGAGGAGGGAGCGCCTCTCTCAAATCGAACCGTAATATGAGCTGCTCGAACTTGTTAACGAGGCAGCATAGTGCATAATTTAGAAACATATATTTTCAAACTAGTTTTCATTGGGGGGGCAGATAAAGCGATTTTATCAAAAGCAATCTCTGTTGCATCTGAAAACACAGAATCCTACTCTTTACCCCAAGTGCTTAAATGGATACTTGGCAATGAGGCCATTTATCTATTTCcgcagtcagatgaactcgtggataccattttatgTCTGtgcgtccagtatgaaggaattTATAGTTTCACGAGCAAAtgttaactagcgttagcgcaatgactggaagtctaccttaaagctagttagcaacttccgcacgcagacataaaaatggtatccatgagttcatctgactctgggtaagtaaATAAATGACCTTATTACCAAAATCCCTAAGTATCCCTTTAACTAGCTCTCAGCAGTAACATTCGCCCAGTGTTGCCTCCATTGAACTACAATTCCGACCTTGTGTTAATGTGCGAGCAAGCATCGGGGTTCTTAACCTACAGTGCTTCACTTCTGTTTTGAGCCGACAGTTGGCCAGAGATGGACACCTTGCTGGCTCATGCACGGAAGGTAAACCGGATCCAAAACCAATACAATCCCTTTTCACAGAGGCATGacgaatcccccccccccccccccccccccccaattatgTTTGTAATAAGGGACCTCGGTTAAATAACAAATCAACTAAATTTTAAGTTTCCAAGCTATATCACAAAATAACCATCACAAACTATTTAACTTCGAAGTTCTACACGCTTTGTATTTTTTCAAAACACTGAAAATTAAGACCATAATGGTGTCTTAAGGTTGCGTATTGCTGCCACTCAGATTTGTTTTGTATAAAATATATTACGAGATACTGTAAAATCATGTTATGAAATAATTCATTATCTCGTTATTGTGAGAAAGATCACGTTATAACGAGAAAGATTACATTATTACAAAAATAATCAGGTTGCACATTATTACGAGAAATAGCCTTTGTTATGCTGAAACGATAGCATAGGCTACATGGCATGCACATGTTGCcattataattttttatttttattaattgaacattcatttaactaggcaagttagttaagaacaaattcttatttacaatgacggctaaccccggccaaacctggattcgaaccagggactgtacgCATTttgcacagagatgcagtgccttagaccgctgtgccactcgggagcccttaaTGGAGAGCCCATTATGTCCGGTTTGCTTGAGTTGATCAACTTTTATTTTTCTCTTCAATTTGAGGTATTGGGAGATATTAGTGTTATTGAGCAATATAGATGGTGTTGTCATTAGTTTACCTACATTGTGTTGAGTTATCGACGGCTCTACAGCACACGGAAAAAACACAGTAGCTAGCTTTTCCTTAATTATTAACTGGGCAGACATGGGACAATTAATGGATACAAACTAATGCATCTTAAATACATCCAAACAGGTGAGGTGGTGACCCAAAACACAGTCAGGCGTTTACTTCACATTCTAGACCCCCATGGACTGCGCATTTGGGCGGAAATCTCTGGTAATGAGATTAACTAGCTACTTTACCTTCACAACCAAGAGGACATAAAGGAACAGTTTAGGTAATTGTAATTTTTGTCTTGTACTTTCACATTTGGAAGGTGCTTTGAAACAATTAGCTAGCATGATTATATATTTTCAAGCACAACCAACCCATTAGCTAGCATGCTATATCTGAATGATGCACTGAAATTAGGTACTCTCAAGGGGATCACAATAGTAGCAAGCTATGGCTATTCTCAAAAATAAGCACTGTGCTAGGGCAACAAGTGAGTAAGAATCCCGGATGTCTCAACTCCTCCCTTTCCTCTACGCGAAACATAAATTTTTTTATGTACATACGTGTAGCCTAAGCCGGCATTGTGGGAGACAAACCATCTGTCGAGACTAGTCTAGAGAGACTACTATCTTATGTATTATTGATTGATGACTGTTGGAACTTGCTCACAAACAGAAAGTGCCAGTGGCTTTAATCTTGTAATTGAAAGAGAAACTTGTaataaaattatatatttttgatATAGTGTTGTTTGGTCCATTGTAATGCTCAGAAGTCATGATCCAACTCAATAGGTGGCCTGTCACGATCCAGTCTTCCTATGGTTGAGGTGTTCCCCCTCAGTAAAAAGGAACTGCCGTAGTCTGGTAGTGGTGTCATTTTTGGTAACCCTATAGGCGGCAGGTGTTACGTAGTCATATGGCTAATACTGTATTCTGTAAatataattacaatatagacttGTACTTGCTCTTTAGAGAAGTTCTGTGCATCTTATGTTGGAAACCATATTCACGGAAACCTAGTTGCAGACTACTTATAAAATTGTAACCTGTTTCATGAACACCAGTGCTCTTTTAGGACAAGAATGACTGCGTAACCTTAAGGACAATGTCTCCATCACAGGTCCCCAAGGGTAATGTTATAGTAAGGGTATATATCGTTAACATAACTTGTGATGGTTTAAATATTCAGATTGGGCATGTCAAATCAATGAACTATAtcaacatttttatttacattttaccTCACAACCTTTTGATAGGAAAAATTTGATCTGCATTGAATGTAGGACTTTTACCCTTGTGAAGTAAGATGTATCTTTAAAAGTATTGACTCAGGCAACAACTTTATTGTTCAAGCAAATATGGTgtaaatgtaacagtatagattTTACGTCCGTCCCCTCACCCTGACCTGGGCACGAAtcagggacgctctgcacacgtcaacagtcaccctcgaagcatcgttacccatcgctccacaaaagccgtggcccttgcagaacAAGGAGAATTTCTACTTCCAagatctcagagcaagtgacatcaccgattgaaacaccactagcgttaactagctagccatttcacttcggctACATAAGCAGTACTGGAGGGGCAGAGCAAGCAGGCGGGCTTCCTTCAACTTTGGGGATACATTGAGGGTGGAGTTTCAGTCCCCATCTGTGCAAGGGGTGAAGCCAAAGATAGTTCACTCAGGCTGTTTACCATTGTCTACTTAAGGGGGTGGCTCGCCCATTGACACCCAATGCGATAGCAGCTGGGTCAGGTCTACTTAGTTCATTGACTTCAATTGAAACAGAAAAAAATAGGGAGTGGGATGTCTCGCTTCCTCTTCAATCTCTGGTGAAGCTCTACATTCACCTGGCTACCCAGAGG is part of the Oncorhynchus masou masou isolate Uvic2021 chromosome 33, UVic_Omas_1.1, whole genome shotgun sequence genome and harbors:
- the LOC135528132 gene encoding lysosomal amino acid transporter 1 homolog, with translation MSLNLGSADGVLTLVSIGWNTDGNFSAVCPNGSIWVWEGLRECAQDARDMASVILGLLSIMCFMVSSLPQYYNSCKSGNMDSALSIWFLLLWLGGDSCNLVGSFLADQLPLQTYTAVYYVLADLLMLGMYFYYVAKNRMNNSRLVLNVVGVVYVLGFSAGLVALPASQQDVVLSGFKGRALLSTTVDGIKAFSTKEIIGYIIGSISSVLYLCSRLPQMHINYTRKSTEGVSYFLFALVILGNTMYGLSVLLKNPEQGQGEGSYIIHHLPWLVGSMGTLSLDLLISIQFLIYRNNAPLELESQHGERAALLDK